In Massilia forsythiae, one DNA window encodes the following:
- the ruvA gene encoding Holliday junction branch migration protein RuvA yields the protein MIGRLSGVLLEKNPPQVLVDCQGVGYEVDVPMSTFYNLPHTGEKVTLFTHYVVREDAHLLFGFGSSNERVVFRQLIKITGVGARTALSILSGMTVADLSQAVTLQEAGRLVKVPGIGKKTAERLLLELKGKLGADIGATGGAARDDVQADVLNALLALGYSDKEALVAIKNMPPGTSVSDGIKLALKALSKA from the coding sequence ATGATCGGTCGTCTCTCCGGCGTGCTGCTGGAAAAAAACCCGCCGCAAGTCCTGGTCGATTGCCAGGGCGTCGGCTATGAAGTCGACGTGCCGATGAGCACCTTCTACAACCTGCCACATACCGGAGAAAAGGTGACCCTGTTCACCCACTACGTGGTGCGCGAGGATGCCCACCTGCTGTTCGGCTTCGGCTCGAGCAACGAGCGTGTCGTGTTCCGCCAATTGATCAAGATCACCGGCGTGGGCGCACGCACCGCGCTGTCGATCCTGTCAGGCATGACGGTGGCCGATTTGTCGCAGGCGGTCACGCTGCAGGAAGCCGGACGCCTGGTCAAGGTGCCGGGCATCGGCAAGAAGACCGCGGAGCGCCTGCTGCTGGAACTGAAGGGCAAGCTGGGTGCCGACATCGGCGCCACCGGCGGCGCCGCGCGCGACGATGTCCAGGCAGACGTGCTGAATGCGCTGCTGGCTTTGGGGTATTCTGACAAGGAGGCGCTGGTCGCCATCAAGAACATGCCGCCGGGTACCAGCGTATCCGACGGCATCAAGCTGGCGCTGAAGGCGCTGTCGAAAGCGTAA
- a CDS encoding outer membrane beta-barrel protein: MFKKIVAAAALTLVASSSFAAAPIAFYGGLDAGSTKIDDFGSSKGSFGGFVGYGFNQFFAVEAGYRHLGTYDFDVVANNRLYSGDVKAKQTHLSLIGSYPLNEALDVYGRLGYNKLRAKATVMGVSGGADDSTGLYGIGLNYTFAPNFSGRIEAQKPSSDSRNISASVVWQFR, from the coding sequence ATGTTCAAGAAAATCGTTGCCGCAGCAGCACTGACCCTGGTGGCTTCCTCGTCGTTCGCAGCCGCCCCGATCGCCTTCTACGGCGGCCTGGATGCCGGCTCGACCAAGATCGACGACTTCGGCAGCAGCAAGGGCAGCTTCGGCGGCTTCGTGGGCTACGGCTTCAACCAGTTCTTCGCCGTCGAGGCGGGCTATCGCCACCTGGGTACCTACGACTTCGACGTCGTCGCCAACAATCGCCTGTACAGCGGCGACGTCAAGGCCAAGCAGACCCACCTGTCGCTGATCGGCTCCTACCCGCTGAACGAAGCCCTGGACGTGTACGGCCGCCTGGGCTACAACAAGCTGCGCGCCAAGGCGACCGTGATGGGCGTCAGCGGCGGCGCCGACGACAGCACCGGCCTGTACGGCATCGGCCTGAACTACACCTTCGCACCGAACTTCTCGGGCCGCATCGAGGCGCAAAAGCCGTCGAGCGATTCGCGCAACATCAGCGCCAGCGTCGTCTGGCAGTTCCGTTGA
- a CDS encoding S-(hydroxymethyl)glutathione dehydrogenase/class III alcohol dehydrogenase, with amino-acid sequence MKTKAAIAWQAGKPLTIEEVELEGPKAGEVLVEVKATGICHTDYYTLSGADPEGIFPAILGHEGAGVVVDVGPGVTSLRKDDHVIPLYTPECRQCKFCLSQKTNLCQAIRSTQGRGLMPDATSRFSLDGKPIYHYMGTSTFSNYIVVPEIALAKVRSDAPFDKICYIGCGVTTGIGAVIFTAKVEAGANVVVFGLGGIGLNVIQAAKMVGADKIIGVDLNPAREEMARKFGMTHFINPTQVENVVDAIVQLTDGGADYSFECIGNVTTMRQSLECCHKGWGQSIIIGVAEAGKEIATRPFQLVTGRVWKGSAFGGARGRTDVPKIVDWYMENKINIDDLITHHLPLERINEGFDLMKSGESIRSVVVF; translated from the coding sequence ATGAAAACCAAGGCAGCCATCGCATGGCAGGCGGGCAAACCGCTGACGATCGAGGAAGTCGAACTGGAAGGCCCGAAGGCCGGCGAGGTGCTGGTCGAGGTCAAGGCCACCGGCATCTGCCATACCGACTACTACACGCTGTCCGGCGCCGATCCGGAAGGCATCTTCCCGGCCATCCTCGGCCATGAAGGCGCGGGCGTGGTGGTCGACGTCGGCCCCGGCGTGACCAGTTTGCGCAAGGACGACCACGTCATTCCGCTGTACACCCCGGAATGCCGCCAGTGCAAGTTCTGCCTGTCGCAAAAGACCAACCTGTGCCAGGCGATCCGTTCCACCCAGGGCCGCGGCCTGATGCCGGACGCGACCTCGCGCTTCTCGCTGGACGGCAAGCCGATCTACCACTACATGGGCACGTCGACCTTCTCGAACTACATCGTGGTGCCGGAGATCGCACTGGCCAAGGTGCGTTCGGACGCGCCGTTCGACAAGATCTGCTACATCGGTTGCGGCGTCACCACGGGCATCGGCGCCGTCATCTTCACGGCCAAGGTGGAAGCGGGCGCCAACGTCGTCGTGTTCGGCCTGGGCGGCATCGGCCTGAACGTGATCCAGGCGGCGAAAATGGTCGGTGCAGATAAGATCATCGGCGTCGATCTCAACCCGGCGCGCGAAGAGATGGCGCGCAAGTTCGGCATGACCCATTTCATCAATCCGACCCAGGTCGAGAACGTGGTCGACGCCATCGTGCAGCTGACCGACGGCGGCGCCGACTACAGCTTCGAGTGCATCGGCAACGTCACCACCATGCGCCAGTCGCTGGAGTGCTGCCACAAGGGCTGGGGCCAGTCGATCATCATCGGCGTGGCGGAAGCCGGCAAGGAAATCGCGACCCGTCCGTTCCAGCTGGTGACCGGGCGCGTGTGGAAGGGTTCGGCCTTCGGCGGCGCGCGCGGCCGTACCGACGTGCCGAAGATCGTCGACTGGTACATGGAAAACAAGATCAATATCGACGATCTGATCACCCACCACCTGCCGCTGGAGCGCATCAACGAAGGTTTCGACCTGATGAAATCGGGCGAATCGATCCGCTCGGTCGTGGTGTTCTGA
- a CDS encoding valine--tRNA ligase yields the protein MELAKSFEPADIEQFWRSEWEQRGYFAASMDDGKPSFSIQLPPPNVTGTLHMGHAFNQTIMDGLTRYYRMRGFNTAWVPGTDHAGIATQIVVERQLDAQKISRHDLGREAFVDKVWEWKEKSGSTITGQMRRLGASADWQREYFTMDEPRTQIVAEVFVRLYEQGLIYRGKRLVNWDPVLGTAVSDLEVDSQEEDGSMWYIRYPLADGSGHLTVATTRPETMLGDVAVAVDPTDERYTHLHGKMLTLPLTGREIPVIADEYVDKAFGTGCVKITPAHDFNDYAVGQRHNLGMPSIMTLQAKIVDDAPESYRGLDRFEARKKIVADLDAQGLLEQVKPHKLMVPRGDRTGVIIEPMLTDQWFVAMSKPAPEGTFNPGKSITEVALEKVANGEIKFVPENWSTTYNQWLGNIQDWCISRQLWWGHRIPAWYGPEGQVIVARSEEDARAQALAAGIAGELRRDDDVLDTWFSSALVPFSTMGWPAQTKEMDLFLPSSVLVTGFDIIFFWVARMVMMTAHFTNKVPFETVYVHGLVRDSSGQKMSKSKGNTLDPIDLIDGIDVESLVAKRTTGLMDPRAAEKIAKATRKEFPDGIPAFGTDAVRFTMASYASLGRNINFDLGRCEGYRNFCNKMWNATRFVLMNTEGKDCGQPDAADYSQADRWIISLMNRVELEVAKGFADYRFDNIASAIYKFVWDEYCDWYLELAKVQVQQGTEAQQRATRHTLVRVLEVILRLAHPVIPFVTEALWQAVAPLAGKGAGENRDTIMLQPYPVADESLIDEAAEAWMDQFKKLTDATRNLRGEMKLSPSLRVPLIVEPGSEADREAAQGFAPYVQLLGKLSEVQIVDALPESPAAVSIVGTTKLMLKVEIDVAAERERLSKEIARVSGEIAKANGKLSSESFVARAPAAVVAQERERVENFGATLAKMQEQLAKLAHA from the coding sequence ATGGAATTAGCAAAGTCTTTCGAGCCAGCCGACATCGAACAATTCTGGCGCAGCGAATGGGAACAGCGCGGCTATTTTGCCGCCTCCATGGATGACGGCAAGCCGTCGTTCAGCATCCAGCTGCCGCCGCCGAACGTGACCGGTACCCTGCACATGGGCCACGCGTTCAACCAGACCATCATGGATGGCTTGACCCGCTACTACCGCATGCGTGGCTTCAACACCGCCTGGGTGCCGGGCACCGACCACGCCGGCATCGCCACCCAGATCGTGGTGGAGCGCCAGCTGGACGCCCAGAAGATCTCGCGCCACGACCTCGGCCGCGAAGCCTTCGTCGACAAGGTCTGGGAGTGGAAGGAAAAGTCGGGCAGCACCATCACCGGCCAGATGCGCCGCCTGGGCGCCTCGGCCGACTGGCAGCGCGAATACTTCACGATGGACGAGCCGCGCACGCAGATCGTGGCCGAAGTCTTCGTGCGCCTGTACGAGCAGGGCCTGATCTACCGCGGCAAGCGCCTGGTCAACTGGGACCCGGTGCTGGGCACCGCGGTGTCCGACCTGGAAGTCGATTCGCAGGAAGAAGACGGCTCGATGTGGTACATCCGGTACCCGCTGGCGGACGGCAGCGGCCACCTGACCGTCGCCACCACCCGCCCGGAAACCATGCTGGGCGACGTCGCCGTGGCGGTCGACCCGACCGACGAGCGCTACACGCACCTGCACGGCAAGATGCTGACATTGCCGCTGACCGGCCGCGAAATCCCGGTCATCGCCGACGAATACGTCGATAAAGCCTTCGGCACCGGCTGCGTGAAGATCACGCCGGCGCACGACTTCAACGACTATGCGGTCGGCCAGCGCCACAACCTGGGCATGCCGAGCATCATGACCCTGCAGGCCAAGATCGTCGACGACGCGCCGGAATCCTACCGCGGCCTGGACCGCTTCGAGGCGCGCAAGAAAATCGTCGCCGACCTCGACGCCCAGGGCCTGCTGGAACAGGTGAAACCGCACAAGCTGATGGTGCCGCGCGGCGACCGCACCGGCGTCATCATCGAGCCGATGCTGACCGACCAGTGGTTCGTCGCCATGAGCAAGCCGGCACCGGAAGGCACCTTCAATCCGGGCAAGTCGATCACCGAAGTCGCGCTGGAAAAAGTGGCGAACGGCGAAATCAAGTTCGTGCCGGAGAACTGGAGCACCACCTACAACCAGTGGCTGGGCAACATCCAGGACTGGTGCATCTCGCGCCAGCTGTGGTGGGGCCACCGCATCCCGGCCTGGTACGGCCCGGAAGGGCAAGTCATCGTCGCGCGCAGCGAGGAAGACGCCAGGGCACAGGCGCTTGCCGCCGGCATCGCCGGCGAACTGCGGCGCGACGACGACGTGCTCGACACCTGGTTTTCGTCCGCGCTGGTGCCGTTCTCGACCATGGGCTGGCCCGCGCAGACAAAGGAGATGGACCTGTTCCTGCCCTCTTCCGTGCTGGTGACCGGCTTCGACATCATCTTCTTCTGGGTGGCGCGCATGGTCATGATGACCGCGCACTTCACGAACAAGGTGCCGTTCGAGACGGTGTACGTGCACGGCCTGGTGCGCGATTCCTCCGGCCAGAAGATGTCGAAATCGAAGGGCAACACGCTCGACCCGATCGACCTGATCGACGGCATCGACGTCGAATCGCTGGTGGCCAAGCGCACCACCGGCCTGATGGACCCGCGCGCCGCCGAGAAGATCGCCAAGGCGACGCGCAAGGAATTCCCGGACGGCATCCCGGCCTTCGGCACCGACGCCGTGCGCTTCACCATGGCCAGCTACGCTTCGCTCGGCCGCAACATCAACTTCGACCTGGGCCGCTGCGAGGGTTATCGCAACTTCTGCAACAAGATGTGGAACGCGACCCGCTTCGTGCTGATGAACACCGAGGGCAAGGATTGCGGACAGCCGGACGCCGCCGATTATTCGCAGGCCGACCGCTGGATCATCTCGCTGATGAACCGCGTCGAGCTGGAAGTGGCCAAGGGCTTCGCCGACTACCGCTTCGACAACATCGCCAGCGCCATCTACAAGTTCGTCTGGGACGAGTACTGCGACTGGTACCTGGAACTGGCCAAGGTGCAGGTCCAGCAGGGCACCGAAGCGCAGCAGCGCGCCACCCGCCACACGCTGGTGCGCGTGCTGGAAGTGATCCTGCGCCTGGCGCACCCGGTCATCCCGTTCGTCACCGAAGCCTTGTGGCAGGCGGTGGCGCCGCTGGCCGGCAAGGGAGCGGGAGAAAACCGCGACACCATCATGCTGCAACCCTACCCGGTCGCCGACGAGTCGCTGATCGACGAAGCGGCCGAAGCCTGGATGGACCAGTTCAAGAAGCTGACCGACGCCACCCGCAACCTGCGCGGCGAAATGAAGCTGTCGCCGTCGCTGCGCGTGCCGCTGATCGTCGAGCCGGGTTCCGAAGCCGACCGCGAGGCGGCCCAAGGCTTCGCGCCCTACGTGCAGCTGCTGGGCAAGCTGTCCGAGGTGCAGATCGTCGACGCGCTGCCGGAATCGCCGGCCGCGGTGTCGATCGTCGGCACCACCAAGCTGATGCTGAAGGTCGAGATCGACGTCGCCGCCGAGCGCGAGCGGCTGTCCAAGGAAATCGCGCGCGTGTCGGGCGAGATCGCCAAGGCCAACGGCAAGCTGTCGAGCGAGAGTTTCGTGGCGCGCGCGCCGGCCGCCGTGGTGGCGCAGGAACGCGAGCGCGTGGAAAACTTCGGCGCGACGCTGGCCAAGATGCAGGAGCAGCTGGCCAAGCTGGCCCACGCCTGA
- a CDS encoding M13 family metallopeptidase encodes MRPARLALCLSLAGAAALACAQNPAVPAANAAIAAGERPATAFPYTPGLDVNSMDKSADPCVDFYQYACGGWMKNNPVPADQARWSVYGKLAQDNRRYLWGILEDLSKKQDGRNASQQKIGDYFGACMDERAIEARGAAPLRPYFDQIAALTSNRDLPRVLARLHLSLADPGLFFGFGSSQDFGDSSRVIAFATAGGLGLPDRDSYLKQDAKSKEVRARYVAHIANTFQLLGDDGAVAQRNAERVMAMETALAKASLSRVDKRDPYKLFHKVDAKGLQALTPGFDWHAYLDEVGQGGQTTFNVTEPAFFKALAKLWAGHDVAATRTYLRWHVARNLSPVLAANFDNEHFDFFSKILRGVQQQQPRWKRCVALVDHQLGEALGQEFVGRAFSPELKAKSLHMTRQVEEAMKKDIDSLEWMSPETKTRAQEKLAAIVNKIGYPDKWRDYGSYQVKPDDFAGNVERGNRFEMRRDLAKIGKPLDRSEWHMTPPTVNAYFDPQMNDINFPAGVLQPPLFDPKMDDAPNYGNTGGTIGHELTHAFDDEGRQFDAKGNLKDWWTKKDAKAFEERAQCIVDQYAQYTVVDDIKINSKLTLGEDVADLGGLILGWMAWQTEMASMPQQARPLRDGLTPEQRFFVGNAQWACENDRPENLRVTAMTDPHSPGRYRVNGLVVNMPQFQAAFQCKPGQPMVKEQRCRVW; translated from the coding sequence ATGCGCCCAGCCCGCCTCGCACTCTGTCTTTCCCTCGCCGGCGCCGCTGCGCTGGCCTGCGCCCAGAACCCCGCCGTCCCCGCCGCAAATGCCGCTATTGCCGCCGGCGAGCGTCCGGCCACCGCCTTCCCGTACACGCCCGGCCTGGACGTGAATTCGATGGACAAGAGCGCCGATCCCTGCGTCGATTTTTATCAGTACGCCTGCGGCGGCTGGATGAAGAACAACCCGGTGCCGGCCGACCAGGCGCGCTGGTCGGTGTACGGCAAGCTGGCCCAGGATAACCGGCGCTACCTGTGGGGCATCCTCGAAGACCTGTCCAAGAAGCAGGACGGGCGTAACGCCAGCCAGCAAAAGATCGGCGACTACTTCGGCGCCTGCATGGACGAGCGCGCCATCGAAGCGCGCGGCGCCGCGCCCTTGCGCCCGTATTTCGACCAGATCGCGGCGCTGACATCCAACCGCGATTTGCCGCGCGTGCTGGCTCGCCTGCATCTGTCGCTGGCCGATCCGGGCCTGTTCTTCGGTTTCGGCTCGAGCCAGGACTTCGGCGATTCGTCGCGCGTGATCGCCTTCGCCACCGCCGGCGGACTGGGCTTGCCGGACCGCGATTCCTACCTGAAGCAGGACGCCAAGTCGAAGGAAGTGCGCGCCAGGTACGTCGCCCACATCGCCAACACCTTCCAATTGCTGGGCGACGATGGCGCCGTGGCGCAGCGCAACGCCGAGCGCGTGATGGCAATGGAAACCGCGCTGGCCAAGGCCTCGCTGTCGCGCGTCGACAAGCGCGATCCGTATAAACTGTTTCATAAAGTCGATGCCAAGGGCCTGCAGGCGCTGACCCCGGGCTTCGACTGGCACGCCTACCTGGACGAGGTCGGGCAGGGCGGTCAAACCACCTTCAATGTCACCGAACCGGCTTTCTTCAAGGCGCTGGCCAAGCTGTGGGCTGGCCATGACGTGGCCGCCACCCGCACCTACCTGCGCTGGCACGTGGCGCGCAACCTGTCGCCGGTGCTGGCGGCGAATTTCGACAACGAGCACTTCGATTTCTTCAGCAAGATCCTGCGCGGCGTGCAGCAGCAGCAACCGCGCTGGAAGCGCTGCGTGGCGCTGGTCGACCACCAGCTGGGCGAGGCGCTGGGCCAGGAATTCGTCGGCCGCGCGTTTTCGCCTGAACTGAAGGCGAAGTCGCTGCACATGACGCGCCAGGTGGAAGAGGCGATGAAGAAGGACATCGATTCGCTCGAATGGATGAGCCCGGAGACCAAGACGCGCGCGCAGGAAAAGCTGGCGGCGATCGTCAACAAGATCGGCTACCCGGACAAGTGGCGCGACTACGGCAGCTACCAGGTCAAGCCGGACGATTTCGCCGGCAACGTCGAGCGCGGCAACCGCTTCGAGATGCGGCGCGACCTGGCCAAGATCGGCAAGCCGCTCGACCGCAGCGAATGGCACATGACGCCGCCGACGGTGAACGCCTATTTCGATCCGCAGATGAACGACATCAACTTCCCGGCCGGCGTGCTGCAACCGCCGCTGTTCGATCCGAAGATGGACGATGCGCCCAACTACGGCAACACCGGCGGCACCATCGGCCACGAACTGACCCACGCCTTCGACGACGAAGGCCGCCAGTTCGACGCCAAGGGCAACCTCAAGGATTGGTGGACGAAGAAAGACGCCAAGGCCTTCGAAGAGCGCGCCCAATGCATCGTCGACCAGTACGCGCAGTACACCGTGGTGGACGACATCAAGATCAACAGCAAGCTGACGCTGGGCGAGGACGTGGCCGACCTGGGCGGGCTGATCCTGGGCTGGATGGCGTGGCAGACCGAGATGGCCAGCATGCCGCAACAGGCACGGCCGTTGCGCGACGGCCTCACGCCGGAGCAGCGCTTCTTCGTCGGCAACGCGCAGTGGGCCTGCGAAAACGACCGTCCGGAAAACCTGCGCGTGACCGCGATGACCGACCCGCACTCGCCGGGCCGCTACCGCGTGAACGGCCTGGTGGTGAACATGCCGCAGTTCCAGGCGGCGTTCCAGTGCAAGCCGGGGCAGCCGATGGTCAAGGAACAGCGTTGCCGGGTGTGGTGA
- a CDS encoding DUF2147 domain-containing protein encodes MQTLIRASLIAAVFAAPLAWAQDTSPVGLWKSIDDASGKPSALIRITEQQGELQGKIEKLFRAPTEDQNPKCVQCQGERKDQPIVGMTIVSGLRKSGSDYSGGEILDPKNGKVYKSKLTVQDGGKKLEVRGYIGMPVFGRSQTWLRQE; translated from the coding sequence ATGCAAACCCTCATCCGCGCTTCCCTGATTGCCGCCGTGTTTGCCGCCCCGCTCGCCTGGGCGCAGGATACTTCTCCGGTCGGCCTGTGGAAATCCATCGACGATGCCTCGGGCAAGCCATCGGCATTGATCCGCATTACCGAACAGCAGGGTGAACTGCAGGGCAAGATCGAAAAGCTGTTCCGCGCGCCCACCGAAGACCAGAATCCGAAGTGCGTTCAGTGCCAGGGCGAACGCAAGGACCAGCCGATCGTCGGCATGACCATCGTGTCCGGCCTCAGGAAAAGCGGCAGCGACTACAGCGGCGGCGAAATCCTCGACCCCAAGAATGGCAAGGTCTATAAAAGCAAACTGACGGTGCAGGACGGCGGCAAGAAGCTGGAAGTGCGCGGCTATATCGGCATGCCGGTGTTCGGCCGGTCGCAGACCTGGTTACGCCAGGAATGA
- the ruvB gene encoding Holliday junction branch migration DNA helicase RuvB — MSIQTDNFTEQRIIDAAPASPNEEAIERALRPKHLEEYVGQAKIRDQLEIFIAAARKRREALDHTLLFGPPGLGKTTLAHIIAREMGVNLRQTSGPVLERPGDLAALLTNLEANDVLFIDEIHRLSPVVEEILYPALEDYQIDIMIGEGPAARSVKLDLQPFTLVGATTRAGMLTNPLRDRFGIVARLEFYNVDELTRIVTRSAALLEAPIDEEGAREVAKRARGTPRIANRLLRRVRDYAEVKGNGEITRDMADRALRMLDVDTVGFDVMDRKLLEAVLFKFAGGPVGIGNLAAAIGEAADTIEDVLEPYLIQQGYLQRTPRGRIATPLAYQHFGVTAPRISPTGDLWDSLPPA; from the coding sequence ATGAGTATCCAGACCGACAATTTCACCGAGCAGCGCATCATCGATGCGGCGCCTGCCTCGCCCAACGAAGAGGCGATCGAACGCGCCTTGCGGCCCAAGCACCTGGAAGAATACGTCGGCCAGGCCAAGATCCGCGACCAGCTCGAAATCTTCATCGCCGCCGCGCGCAAGCGGCGCGAGGCGCTCGACCACACGCTGCTGTTCGGTCCGCCGGGCCTCGGTAAAACCACGCTGGCGCACATCATCGCGCGCGAGATGGGCGTCAACCTGCGCCAGACTTCCGGTCCGGTGCTGGAGCGTCCCGGCGATTTGGCCGCGCTCCTGACCAACCTGGAAGCCAACGACGTCCTGTTCATCGACGAGATCCACCGCCTGTCGCCGGTGGTCGAGGAGATCCTGTATCCGGCGCTGGAAGACTACCAGATCGACATCATGATCGGCGAAGGCCCGGCCGCGCGTTCGGTAAAACTCGACCTGCAGCCGTTCACGCTGGTCGGCGCCACCACGCGCGCCGGCATGCTGACCAATCCGCTGCGCGACCGCTTCGGCATCGTGGCGCGCCTGGAGTTCTACAACGTCGACGAGCTGACCAGGATCGTGACCCGCAGCGCGGCCTTGCTGGAAGCGCCGATCGACGAGGAGGGCGCGCGCGAAGTCGCCAAGCGCGCGCGCGGCACGCCGCGGATCGCCAACCGCCTGCTGCGGCGCGTGCGCGACTATGCCGAGGTCAAGGGCAACGGCGAAATCACCAGGGACATGGCCGACCGCGCGCTGCGCATGCTCGACGTCGACACGGTCGGCTTCGACGTCATGGACCGCAAGCTGCTGGAAGCGGTGCTGTTCAAGTTCGCCGGCGGCCCGGTCGGCATCGGCAACCTGGCGGCGGCGATCGGCGAGGCCGCCGACACCATCGAGGACGTGCTGGAACCGTATCTGATCCAGCAGGGCTACCTGCAGCGCACCCCGCGCGGCCGCATCGCCACCCCGCTGGCCTACCAGCACTTCGGCGTGACCGCGCCGCGCATCAGCCCCACCGGCGACCTGTGGGATAGCCTGCCTCCGGCATGA
- a CDS encoding ANTAR domain-containing response regulator, whose translation MSAPATSRRPVLLVDDDAVLLEYLSTVLHHAGYDTVETRSAAEALQRIGEREAAHEPDFALALLDINMPGMSGLDLARRLREHTQVAFMFLSSVDDAETARQAASHGAVGFVVKPVDAARLLPAFESALARADEIRQLRRTEANLNAALAAGRETSLAVGLLMARYQTDRNVAFEVLRDHARSSRRKINEVAEQLVAAEELLNGLHGAFAGRLRGK comes from the coding sequence ATGAGCGCGCCCGCCACTTCCCGTCGCCCCGTCCTGCTGGTCGACGACGATGCCGTCCTGTTGGAATACCTGTCTACCGTCCTGCACCACGCCGGCTACGACACCGTGGAAACCCGTTCCGCCGCCGAGGCCCTGCAGCGCATCGGCGAGCGCGAAGCCGCGCACGAGCCGGATTTCGCGCTGGCGCTCCTGGACATCAACATGCCCGGCATGTCCGGCCTCGACCTGGCGCGCCGCCTGCGCGAGCACACGCAGGTGGCGTTCATGTTCCTGTCCTCGGTCGACGATGCCGAGACCGCGCGCCAGGCCGCCAGCCACGGCGCGGTCGGCTTCGTGGTCAAGCCGGTCGACGCCGCGCGCCTGCTGCCGGCCTTCGAGTCGGCCCTGGCGCGCGCCGACGAGATCCGCCAACTGCGGCGCACCGAAGCCAACCTGAACGCGGCGCTGGCCGCGGGCCGCGAGACCAGCCTGGCCGTGGGCCTCTTGATGGCGCGCTACCAGACCGACCGCAACGTCGCCTTCGAGGTGCTGCGCGACCATGCGCGCTCCAGCCGGCGCAAGATCAACGAGGTGGCCGAGCAGCTGGTGGCGGCGGAAGAATTGCTCAACGGCCTGCATGGGGCGTTTGCGGGACGGCTGCGCGGCAAGTGA
- a CDS encoding YaiI/YqxD family protein — protein MQIWVDADACPGAVKEILYRVAERRRLPVTLVANQLMRVPGSRFIRALQVPSGPDVADAEIVARLAPGDLVVTGDIPLAAQVLEKGGCALNPRGEFYTKDNIAQQLTMRAFMQELRDSGVDTGGPAAYGQSDRQQFANALDRHLARRLQAGNR, from the coding sequence ATGCAGATCTGGGTCGACGCCGACGCCTGCCCGGGCGCGGTCAAGGAAATCCTGTACCGCGTGGCCGAGCGCCGCCGGTTGCCGGTGACGCTGGTGGCCAACCAGCTGATGCGCGTACCCGGCTCGCGCTTCATCCGCGCCCTGCAGGTGCCGAGCGGGCCGGACGTCGCCGACGCCGAGATCGTGGCGCGCCTGGCGCCGGGCGACCTGGTCGTCACCGGCGACATTCCGCTGGCGGCGCAGGTGCTGGAAAAGGGAGGATGCGCGCTCAATCCACGCGGCGAGTTCTATACCAAGGACAATATTGCCCAGCAATTGACGATGCGCGCCTTCATGCAGGAATTGCGCGACAGCGGGGTCGACACCGGCGGCCCGGCGGCCTACGGCCAGTCCGACCGCCAGCAATTCGCCAATGCGCTCGACCGCCACCTGGCGCGCCGGCTGCAGGCGGGCAACCGATAG
- the ruvC gene encoding crossover junction endodeoxyribonuclease RuvC, giving the protein MIILGIDPGLRTTGFGVIEKQGNRLRYIASGTIKTGTAGALPPRLKVILSGVGEIVSSYQPTCAAIEKVFVNVNPQSTLLLGQARGAAITALVGADLDVAEYTPAQVKQAVVGTGKAVKAQVQDMVARLLKLPGLPGTDAADALGIAICHANSHDALALIGALSPALPALHMKNGRLV; this is encoded by the coding sequence ATGATTATCCTCGGCATCGACCCGGGCCTGCGTACGACGGGTTTCGGCGTCATCGAAAAACAGGGCAACCGGCTGCGCTACATCGCTTCCGGCACCATCAAGACCGGCACCGCGGGCGCCTTGCCGCCGCGCCTGAAAGTCATCCTGTCCGGCGTCGGCGAGATCGTCTCGTCCTACCAGCCGACCTGCGCGGCCATCGAAAAAGTCTTTGTCAACGTCAATCCGCAATCGACGCTGCTGCTGGGGCAGGCGCGCGGCGCCGCCATCACGGCGCTGGTCGGCGCCGACCTGGACGTGGCGGAATACACGCCGGCCCAGGTCAAGCAGGCGGTGGTCGGCACCGGCAAGGCGGTCAAGGCGCAGGTGCAGGACATGGTGGCGCGCCTGTTGAAGCTGCCCGGCCTGCCGGGCACCGACGCCGCCGACGCGCTCGGCATCGCCATCTGCCACGCCAACAGCCACGACGCGCTGGCGCTGATCGGCGCGCTGTCGCCGGCGCTGCCGGCGCTGCACATGAAGAACGGCCGCCTGGTCTGA